The sequence GCGCCCTCGGTCAGCACCGTGAAGCGGCCGGCGAGGGCGCTCGCGATGTCCTCGCGCGAGACCGGAAAGGGCGGCCCGTCCCGGCCCTCGCGGACCGGATAGAAGCAGGCGAGGAGCAGGCCGGCCGGCTTCAAGATCGCATGGAGCACGTCGGCGTACTCTGCGCGGCGGCCCGGGTCGATGGCGCAGAAGCACGTGTACTCCCAGACGCCGTCGAAGGCCTCGCGGTGGTCGCGGGCCAGGGTGAAGACGTCGCGCTGCTCGACGGCCAGGTCGACACCGTCGGCCGCGGCGAGGCGGCGCGCCTCGGCGACGGCGGCTTCCGCGAAGTCGAAGGCGGTGACGCGGTAGCCTCGGCGGGCGAGGAGCCGGGCATCGTGGCCTCTCCCGCATCCGGGCACCGCGACGCGTGGCGCAGGGTTCAGGGCGCGACGGTTGTCCGCCGACTGGGGGAGTGCGGGGGCCATGTCTGGGCCCCCGCAGATGAACGTGCCGCCGGCGTCGAGCCAGGCTTCGAGAGCCGGCGACGGTCCGCCCAGCTCCCAGCCGTCCTGGCCCTCGGCGTAGAGGCC is a genomic window of Candidatus Methylomirabilota bacterium containing:
- a CDS encoding methyltransferase domain-containing protein; the protein is GLYAEGQDGWELGGPSPALEAWLDAGGTFICGGPDMAPALPQSADNRRALNPAPRVAVPGCGRGHDARLLARRGYRVTAFDFAEAAVAEARRLAAADGVDLAVEQRDVFTLARDHREAFDGVWEYTCFCAIDPGRRAEYADVLHAILKPAGLLLACFYPVREGRDGPPFPVSREDIASALAGRFTVLTEGAPARSPERRLDLERLVLARRDA